A genomic window from Massilia sp. METH4 includes:
- a CDS encoding SOS response-associated peptidase, with amino-acid sequence MCGRFDQNDIARRYVAAFGWADAVYDSAARPTFNAAPGTYRPVLHLVDGKLHVDDLHWGYRASWAAEKLPVCVNARVEKITNNYWGRLLKSGRAVVPANGWYEWTGEKGHRQPWHIHRKDREPLFMLALANFGPLRDNNPAHKAESGFVLVTADAAGGMVDVHDRRPVVLNAADAATWLDPELSREQAEMLARQMALGPEAFEWYRVSTEVNYAGRDGEHLATPLPAEGEEE; translated from the coding sequence ATGTGTGGACGTTTCGATCAAAACGATATCGCGCGGCGCTACGTGGCCGCCTTCGGCTGGGCCGACGCCGTCTATGACAGCGCGGCCCGGCCAACCTTCAACGCGGCGCCGGGCACCTACCGCCCGGTGTTGCACCTCGTCGACGGCAAGCTGCATGTCGACGATCTCCACTGGGGCTACCGCGCCTCCTGGGCGGCCGAGAAGCTGCCCGTCTGCGTCAACGCGCGCGTCGAAAAGATCACGAACAATTACTGGGGCCGGCTGCTGAAGTCGGGGCGCGCCGTCGTGCCCGCCAACGGCTGGTACGAGTGGACGGGCGAAAAGGGTCATCGCCAGCCCTGGCACATCCACCGCAAGGACCGCGAGCCGCTGTTCATGCTGGCGCTGGCGAACTTCGGACCCCTCAGGGACAACAACCCGGCGCACAAGGCCGAATCGGGCTTCGTGCTGGTGACGGCCGATGCCGCGGGCGGCATGGTGGACGTGCACGACCGCCGCCCGGTGGTGCTGAACGCGGCCGACGCAGCGACCTGGCTCGACCCGGAACTGTCGCGCGAGCAGGCCGAGATGCTGGCGCGCCAGATGGCCCTGGGGCCGGAAGCGTTCGAATGGTACCGCGTGAGTACCGAGGTCAATTACGCCGGGCGCGATGGCGAGCACCTGGCGACCCCGCTCCCCGCCGAGGGGGAGGAGGAATGA